The proteins below come from a single Dinghuibacter silviterrae genomic window:
- a CDS encoding serine hydrolase domain-containing protein: MKSVLFVLLAASFSFAANAQYVRPLTTTAIDSLVTTLMETGKVTGLCLGIIDNNQPAYIHAYGYKDKPAHKLNDTATCFYGASLSKALFAYLVMHLVDRGQIDLDKPLYTYLPKPIPEYDNYKDLAGDDRWKLITARNCLDHTTGFPNWRRFNPRDNNKLEFFFTPGQRFAYSGEGLYLLQMVVETVTGRPLEDLAQEYIFQPFGMRRTSYIWQPAFESDYALGHLENENALPKNRRTKANAAGSMETTIADYTRFVAAVLRGDGVSAKAKNEMLSPQIAIVSRRQFPSLDTATTMANLGIHLSYGLGWGLFTSPYGRAFFKEGHDDGWEHYALCFPDQGKAVIVMTNSSNGESIFKELFHDLTGVTIPWEWEGYTPYQK; encoded by the coding sequence ATGAAAAGCGTCCTCTTCGTCCTGCTGGCGGCGTCGTTCTCCTTTGCCGCCAACGCGCAATACGTCCGGCCACTGACGACCACCGCCATCGACAGCCTGGTAACAACGCTCATGGAAACCGGCAAAGTGACTGGCCTCTGCCTGGGTATCATAGACAACAACCAGCCCGCCTACATACATGCCTACGGCTACAAAGACAAACCCGCACACAAGCTAAATGACACCGCCACCTGTTTCTATGGCGCCTCCCTGTCCAAAGCGCTGTTCGCCTACCTGGTCATGCACCTCGTAGACCGCGGCCAGATCGACCTCGACAAACCGCTATACACCTACCTGCCCAAGCCCATCCCCGAATACGACAACTATAAAGACCTGGCGGGCGACGACCGCTGGAAGCTGATCACCGCCAGGAACTGCCTCGATCACACCACCGGTTTTCCCAATTGGCGAAGGTTCAACCCAAGAGACAACAATAAACTGGAATTCTTTTTTACCCCGGGCCAGCGATTCGCCTATTCCGGGGAAGGGCTGTACCTGCTGCAAATGGTCGTCGAGACCGTCACCGGCCGCCCCCTGGAAGACCTCGCGCAAGAATATATTTTCCAGCCCTTCGGCATGCGGCGGACCAGCTATATCTGGCAGCCCGCTTTTGAAAGCGATTACGCCCTCGGCCACCTCGAAAACGAGAACGCCCTCCCCAAAAACAGACGGACAAAGGCCAATGCCGCAGGCTCCATGGAAACGACCATTGCCGACTACACCCGCTTCGTAGCCGCCGTGCTCCGCGGAGACGGCGTCTCTGCCAAAGCCAAAAATGAGATGCTGTCCCCCCAGATCGCGATTGTCTCCCGCAGACAGTTCCCCTCGCTGGATACCGCCACGACCATGGCCAACCTCGGCATCCACCTCTCCTACGGCCTCGGCTGGGGTTTGTTTACAAGCCCGTACGGGCGCGCGTTTTTCAAAGAGGGCCACGACGACGGCTGGGAGCACTATGCGCTATGCTTCCCCGACCAGGGCAAGGCCGTCATCGTCATGACCAACAGCAGCAACGGGGAAAGTATTTTTAAGGAGCTGTTTCACGACCTCACGGGCGTGACGATCCCGTGGGAGTGGGAAGGGTATACCCCTTATCAAAAATAG
- a CDS encoding ATP-binding protein, which translates to MIKRQAQSELTQLLEEFPAVGVLGPRQIGKTTLAETIAAAEKPEPIYLDLERPSEAAKLNEPEEYFEIHKGKLIILDEIQRVPELFQILRGVIDRRRREGFRTGQFLILGSASLDLLKQSSESLAGRIAYKELSGLTVAEIDHKTSADFERLWLRGGFPDSFLSKSDEASLRWRLNFISTYLERDVPQLGPRIPAVTLRNLWTMLAHSQGGQLNIAQLGNNLDVAAPTAKRYVELLEDLLLIRTLRPWSGNVGKRLVKAPKIYIRDSGITHALLNLTSMDDLLGHPVVGASWEGFVLENLLSCLPTGVTPWFYRTSAGAEVDLVIEKNSREKYAIEIKRSQAPSVSKGFHLGCEDLNATKRFIVYPGKERFPVTKEITAIPILDMMNELKDRK; encoded by the coding sequence ATGATTAAAAGACAAGCTCAGTCAGAATTAACCCAGTTATTGGAGGAATTCCCTGCTGTTGGGGTTCTTGGGCCCCGTCAGATCGGAAAAACGACCCTGGCCGAGACAATTGCGGCCGCCGAAAAACCAGAGCCCATCTATCTCGACCTGGAAAGACCTTCTGAGGCAGCTAAGCTTAATGAACCGGAAGAATATTTTGAAATTCATAAGGGAAAACTGATTATCCTCGATGAGATTCAGCGCGTCCCCGAGTTGTTCCAAATCCTTCGGGGTGTAATTGACCGCCGGCGGCGTGAGGGATTCAGGACAGGTCAGTTCTTAATCCTGGGCTCCGCATCGCTTGACCTGCTAAAACAATCCTCGGAATCGCTAGCCGGTCGAATAGCTTATAAGGAGTTGTCGGGTCTTACAGTAGCTGAAATCGATCACAAAACGTCCGCCGACTTCGAACGACTATGGCTTCGAGGAGGGTTTCCCGACAGCTTTCTGTCAAAAAGTGACGAAGCCAGTCTAAGGTGGCGGTTGAATTTCATCAGTACTTACCTGGAAAGAGATGTCCCACAGCTTGGCCCCCGTATACCCGCCGTGACATTACGCAATCTTTGGACCATGCTGGCCCACAGTCAAGGGGGCCAGCTGAATATTGCTCAGCTCGGAAATAACCTCGATGTTGCTGCACCTACTGCAAAACGCTATGTAGAATTGTTGGAAGATCTGCTCTTGATCCGCACCCTTCGCCCCTGGTCCGGGAACGTAGGTAAACGACTCGTCAAAGCGCCTAAAATTTATATAAGGGATAGTGGTATCACGCATGCGCTGCTCAATTTGACATCGATGGATGATCTGCTAGGGCATCCGGTCGTCGGAGCCAGTTGGGAGGGTTTTGTTCTTGAGAACCTTTTGTCATGCCTCCCTACAGGAGTCACACCGTGGTTTTACCGAACGTCGGCCGGAGCGGAAGTAGACCTGGTCATCGAGAAGAATAGCAGGGAAAAATATGCCATTGAAATAAAACGCTCACAAGCGCCTTCCGTCTCTAAAGGCTTTCACTTAGGTTGCGAGGACCTCAACGCCACAAAACGGTTTATTGTCTATCCGGGTAAGGAGCGCTTTCCCGTGACAAAAGAGATCACTGCCATCCCAATATTGGATATGATGAACGAACTAAAGGATAGGAAATAG
- a CDS encoding YncE family protein gives MKFMGWIGVMLALLGCGNPVDTTHLEKDLLHLETKIPLTGVSGRIDHLAYDSVGRRVFVAALGNGTVEVVDLSSGRRLYSITGLREPQGVVYVSSRLVVADGGSGDCIVYDGGRYLELGRVALGDDADNVRYDGARVYVGYGSGGIAVIDPLAIRKVGDLPLKGHPESFQLDDSGRVWINIPDEGEVVTADMRTLRITGQWKNRGGAANFPMALDKARLFVGYRHPAQVRVLDNRTGSMGASLPCVGDADDVFYDNGVLFVSGGEGYLDVFRGDTLVNHIPTRRGARTCLWLPGERKLILAVPARGGEEAALWVYGM, from the coding sequence ATGAAATTTATGGGATGGATAGGGGTGATGCTCGCGCTGCTGGGTTGTGGAAACCCGGTCGACACCACACACCTGGAAAAAGACCTGCTGCACCTGGAGACAAAAATACCCCTCACAGGGGTCAGCGGCAGGATCGACCACCTGGCCTATGATTCGGTGGGGCGCCGTGTTTTCGTGGCGGCGCTGGGGAATGGTACGGTGGAGGTGGTGGACCTTTCATCCGGGAGGCGGCTGTATTCGATTACGGGGTTGCGGGAGCCGCAAGGGGTGGTGTATGTTTCGTCGCGTTTGGTGGTGGCGGATGGCGGTTCCGGCGATTGTATCGTGTATGATGGTGGGCGTTATTTGGAGTTGGGGCGCGTGGCGCTAGGGGATGACGCGGATAATGTGCGGTATGATGGAGCGCGGGTATATGTGGGATATGGAAGCGGAGGGATTGCGGTGATCGACCCGCTGGCGATACGGAAGGTCGGCGATTTGCCCCTGAAAGGACACCCGGAGTCTTTCCAGTTGGACGATTCCGGGCGGGTATGGATCAATATTCCGGACGAGGGTGAGGTGGTTACAGCGGATATGCGGACGTTGCGGATCACGGGTCAATGGAAGAATCGTGGAGGTGCCGCCAATTTCCCGATGGCGCTGGATAAGGCGCGGCTTTTTGTAGGGTACCGGCACCCGGCGCAGGTGAGGGTATTGGACAATCGGACCGGGTCGATGGGGGCGTCGCTGCCCTGCGTTGGGGATGCGGATGATGTGTTTTATGATAACGGGGTGCTTTTTGTATCTGGTGGGGAGGGGTACCTAGACGTATTCCGAGGGGATACCCTGGTGAATCATATTCCTACGCGTCGGGGCGCACGTACCTGCCTTTGGTTGCCGGGGGAGCGGAAGCTGATATTGGCGGTGCCGGCTAGGGGTGGGGAGGAGGCGGCGTTATGGGTGTATGGGATGTAG
- a CDS encoding helix-turn-helix domain-containing protein: protein MSDRDERIARVIDYILAHPDQDLSRQTLAGLACYSPEHLPKLFKQMTGETPKQYSLQLRLETAFHNLVIHPHKSVEDIGLDSGFTSLSTFSRAVKTYFGHSPEQIRCLSHARQMQLLHKGTPSEWNSPAVPASPPEIDVIRHQSVSGVFVLAPFNDPQKITEAFQALPQGEAPFYGILTPHLRNTYRAFLPTGQTPTYRIPAGTYARFTVSGGLRTTNKAAHYFYRRWLPDSGFKIAGIAGFETFDRHPAKNPYDQLQRHIHIPIEHIR, encoded by the coding sequence ATGAGCGACCGCGACGAAAGGATAGCCCGGGTCATAGATTATATTCTCGCCCACCCCGACCAGGACCTCTCCCGCCAAACCCTGGCCGGACTGGCCTGCTATTCCCCGGAACATCTTCCAAAGCTCTTTAAACAAATGACCGGGGAAACACCCAAGCAATACAGCCTCCAGCTCCGCCTGGAAACCGCCTTCCATAACCTCGTCATCCATCCCCACAAATCCGTGGAGGACATCGGTCTGGACAGCGGGTTCACCTCCCTTTCGACGTTTTCGAGGGCCGTAAAAACCTACTTCGGCCATTCCCCCGAACAAATACGCTGCCTGTCCCACGCGAGGCAAATGCAACTGCTGCACAAGGGTACACCCTCCGAATGGAACAGTCCGGCCGTACCGGCGAGTCCGCCCGAGATCGACGTCATAAGACACCAATCCGTGAGCGGCGTGTTCGTCCTCGCCCCCTTCAACGACCCCCAAAAGATTACGGAGGCCTTCCAGGCCCTCCCCCAGGGAGAGGCGCCCTTCTACGGCATCCTCACCCCGCACCTGCGCAACACCTACCGGGCCTTCCTTCCTACAGGGCAAACGCCCACCTACCGGATCCCAGCGGGCACCTATGCCCGTTTTACCGTCAGCGGCGGTCTTCGAACCACCAACAAGGCTGCCCATTATTTTTACCGCCGGTGGCTACCCGACAGCGGCTTCAAAATCGCCGGCATCGCGGGCTTTGAGACCTTCGACCGACATCCGGCAAAGAATCCCTACGACCAGCTCCAACGACACATCCACATCCCCATCGAGCATATCCGCTAA
- a CDS encoding aldo/keto reductase: MKKRVLGKSGLEVSAIGLGCMGMSYAYGPAPDKKEMISLIRAAVDKGVTFFDTAEVYGPFINEELVGEALAPVRDGVVIATKFGMQIQEGKPTVDSRPEGIRASVEGSLKRLKTDYIDLYYQHRVDPAVPIEEVAGVIQALIREGKIRHWGLSEAGVNTIRRAHRVQPLAAVQSEYSLWWRRPEEAVLPALEELGIGFVPFSPLGKGFLTGTIGKDATFGHSDYRRIVPRFMPDALEANQGIVDLLRQIAVQLQATPAQIALAWVLAQKPWIVPIPGTTKMHRLEENIGGVDIDLAGIGRALEKIEVVGARYPEEFEKRTGL, translated from the coding sequence ATGAAAAAGCGCGTTTTGGGGAAAAGTGGCCTGGAGGTCTCGGCCATCGGCCTGGGTTGTATGGGGATGAGCTATGCCTATGGTCCCGCGCCGGATAAAAAGGAGATGATCTCGTTGATCCGGGCGGCGGTGGACAAGGGCGTAACCTTTTTTGACACGGCCGAGGTATACGGTCCTTTTATCAATGAGGAACTGGTGGGAGAGGCCTTGGCGCCGGTTCGCGATGGCGTTGTGATCGCCACGAAATTCGGCATGCAAATACAGGAGGGCAAGCCGACGGTAGACAGTCGGCCGGAGGGGATACGAGCATCGGTCGAGGGGTCGTTGAAGCGGCTGAAAACCGACTATATCGACCTGTATTACCAACACCGTGTGGATCCGGCCGTGCCCATTGAAGAAGTGGCCGGCGTGATCCAGGCATTGATCCGCGAAGGCAAGATCCGGCACTGGGGCTTGTCGGAAGCCGGTGTAAACACCATCCGCCGCGCGCATCGTGTGCAGCCGCTGGCGGCGGTGCAAAGCGAGTATTCCCTGTGGTGGCGGCGGCCGGAGGAGGCGGTGCTGCCCGCACTGGAAGAGCTGGGTATCGGCTTTGTGCCGTTCAGCCCGCTGGGGAAAGGCTTTCTGACAGGCACCATCGGCAAGGACGCCACCTTTGGCCATTCAGACTACCGCCGTATCGTGCCTCGCTTTATGCCGGATGCCCTGGAAGCAAACCAGGGGATTGTCGATCTGTTAAGGCAGATCGCTGTTCAACTGCAAGCGACGCCTGCGCAAATTGCGTTGGCCTGGGTGCTGGCGCAAAAGCCATGGATCGTTCCGATACCCGGTACGACGAAGATGCACCGGCTGGAGGAAAATATCGGAGGGGTTGACATTGACCTGGCGGGTATCGGGAGGGCTTTGGAGAAGATAGAAGTGGTGGGGGCGCGGTATCCGGAGGAGTTTGAGAAAAGGACGGGGCTATGA
- a CDS encoding glycoside hydrolase family 5 protein, with amino-acid sequence MRRRNFIKNAGLLAGGLAFLDHEALAAGTGKTNPLPKWKGFNLLDFFSPNPAPYGHPTIEDHILWMRDWGFDYVRIPMAYPHYLQFDRSRDITTDEVYHIDEQKVQEVDQLVTMANKHGLHVSLNLHRAPGYCVNAGFHEPYNLWKDQAALDAYCYHWNFWAHRYRGIPKDKISFDLLNEPAMRADMNDQHSAGTAVPGDVYRKVMGAATEAIRKESPERLIIAEGNWGGNLVVPELEDLGIAQSCRGYNPHQISHYKAPWANKDPEHCPVPLWPGQVGNQYLSRDMLVKYYQPWIKLVEQGVGVHCGECGCWNKTPHDVFIAWFSDVLDILSAGGIGFALWNFIGDFGILDSGRTDVAYEDWHGHQLDRQLLQLLQKH; translated from the coding sequence ATGCGTCGCAGAAACTTTATCAAAAACGCCGGTCTGCTGGCCGGCGGTCTCGCATTCCTGGACCACGAGGCGCTGGCCGCCGGCACCGGGAAAACCAACCCCCTCCCGAAATGGAAGGGGTTCAACCTCCTGGACTTTTTTTCGCCCAACCCCGCTCCCTACGGGCATCCCACGATCGAAGACCATATCCTTTGGATGCGAGACTGGGGATTCGATTATGTCCGCATCCCCATGGCCTATCCCCACTACCTTCAATTCGACAGGAGCAGGGATATCACCACCGACGAAGTGTACCATATCGATGAACAAAAGGTCCAGGAAGTTGACCAGCTGGTCACGATGGCCAACAAGCATGGCTTGCACGTCAGCCTGAACCTCCACAGGGCGCCCGGCTATTGCGTCAATGCCGGCTTTCATGAACCGTATAACTTATGGAAGGATCAAGCCGCGCTCGACGCCTATTGTTACCACTGGAATTTCTGGGCGCACCGGTATCGGGGTATCCCAAAGGACAAAATAAGTTTCGACCTGCTCAACGAACCGGCGATGCGGGCGGACATGAACGACCAGCATTCCGCAGGCACCGCTGTTCCCGGGGACGTTTATCGTAAAGTGATGGGCGCCGCCACGGAAGCCATCCGGAAAGAGAGCCCGGAAAGGTTGATCATCGCCGAAGGCAACTGGGGTGGCAACCTGGTCGTTCCGGAGCTGGAAGACCTTGGCATCGCTCAGAGCTGTCGCGGCTATAACCCCCATCAGATCTCCCATTACAAAGCCCCCTGGGCCAACAAAGACCCCGAGCATTGTCCGGTACCGTTATGGCCGGGACAGGTCGGAAATCAATACTTGAGCCGGGATATGTTGGTTAAGTACTACCAACCCTGGATAAAACTGGTGGAGCAAGGCGTCGGCGTCCATTGCGGCGAATGCGGTTGCTGGAACAAAACCCCGCACGACGTCTTTATCGCCTGGTTCTCCGATGTCCTCGACATTCTTTCCGCCGGTGGCATCGGCTTCGCCTTGTGGAATTTTATCGGGGATTTTGGTATTCTGGACTCCGGTCGGACCGACGTAGCATATGAGGACTGGCATGGACATCAGCTGGACCGTCAGTTACTTCAACTGTTACAGAAGCACTAA
- the galB gene encoding beta-galactosidase GalB — protein MRIQVINKYSIILIVGFIIAAAPVHGQRQRLCIDGGWRFMRYTGAPDSLVYDERPVVTDRTDGRVADTRATESGVAIASGRALKAWILPSGNDFIADPAARHVRPPGNPGGDFLYVRPDFDDRRWSLVDLPHDWAIGGPFYTTPDAVVGGGMGRLPVNGVAWYRRKLVVPASARGRRLYLDIDGAMSYAMVWLNGHLVGGWPYGYNSFRLDLTPYVRPGGDNQLAIRIDNPANSSRWYPGGGLYRHVWLVTLAPVHVAQWGTFVRTRRVNASSAVVDLSVQVDNASAVSKRVRVVTEVFASGRPVAVFSPGLLTLGAGEKGSLVRSVTIRKPLLWGPPPAQQPYLYEAVTRVIVDGAEVDTYRTRFGIRSVTFDPVRGVLVNGVPIRIQGVNQHADLGALGMAFNFRAAERQLDLLREMGCNAIRLAHNPPAPELLDLTDRMGFLVIDEIFDCWYKGKTPLDFHLIFGDWHEPDLRAFIRRDRNHPSVIEWSFGNEVGEQYTGEEGAAVARELHDIVRSEDSTRPATASMNYAKPDMPFPGVMDVLSLNYQGEGIRDAPAYARLRGIKTAPLYFSFRRQFPFKMIQSSETASTLSTRGTFIFPVDSGISAPVSDSTGGDASFKYVSAYDLYTAAFGASPDKVFAAQDRHPFVAGEFVWSGWDYLGEPTPYYSARSSYSGIIDLAGFKKDRFYLYQSRWRPDLAMAHILPHWTWPSRVGLVTPVHVYTSGDEAELFLNGRSLGRRKKGAFEYRLRWDSVIYEPGVLRVVAYKNGKPWATDTVRTAGAPARLQLIADRSSTRDLSFITVRVLDSNGVLVPQASCDIHFEVSGPGEIVATDNGNPADMVAFPSPERAAFSGLALVIVRGRKGKIVVTAKASGLVSASVTVEVTDGPADVHASPHMLRRSDRSPEYQNPR, from the coding sequence ATCAGAATCCAGGTTATCAATAAGTATTCGATCATACTGATTGTAGGGTTTATCATAGCCGCGGCTCCCGTCCATGGACAAAGGCAACGCCTTTGCATCGACGGGGGCTGGCGGTTTATGCGCTATACCGGCGCGCCGGACAGCCTGGTGTATGATGAACGGCCTGTTGTCACGGATCGTACCGATGGCCGGGTGGCCGATACAAGGGCGACGGAGTCCGGTGTTGCCATTGCTTCCGGGCGGGCGCTCAAAGCCTGGATCCTGCCGTCGGGGAATGATTTTATCGCGGATCCTGCGGCGCGGCATGTGCGACCGCCGGGGAATCCCGGTGGTGATTTTTTATACGTGCGCCCCGATTTTGACGACCGTCGCTGGTCCCTGGTTGACCTGCCGCATGATTGGGCGATTGGTGGACCTTTTTATACCACTCCCGATGCGGTCGTTGGGGGGGGGATGGGGCGGTTGCCGGTAAATGGCGTGGCGTGGTATCGTAGAAAGCTGGTTGTCCCTGCCTCTGCCCGGGGCAGGCGGTTGTATCTCGACATCGACGGCGCCATGAGTTATGCCATGGTGTGGTTGAATGGTCACCTGGTGGGCGGGTGGCCTTATGGTTATAACTCTTTTCGCCTGGACCTGACGCCTTATGTTCGTCCCGGGGGGGATAACCAACTGGCGATACGGATCGATAATCCGGCGAATTCGTCGAGGTGGTATCCGGGGGGCGGGCTTTACCGGCATGTGTGGCTTGTTACGTTGGCCCCGGTGCACGTGGCACAGTGGGGGACGTTTGTCAGAACCCGCCGGGTGAATGCGTCCTCGGCGGTGGTCGATCTTTCGGTTCAGGTGGACAATGCTTCTGCGGTTTCTAAAAGGGTTCGTGTGGTCACGGAGGTGTTCGCCTCCGGGCGGCCCGTTGCGGTCTTTTCTCCAGGCTTGTTGACGTTGGGCGCCGGTGAGAAAGGCTCGCTGGTGCGTTCGGTGACGATTCGCAAGCCTTTACTATGGGGGCCGCCTCCCGCGCAACAGCCTTATTTGTACGAGGCGGTGACGCGTGTCATCGTAGACGGTGCGGAGGTCGATACCTATAGGACCCGCTTTGGTATCCGTTCCGTCACGTTTGATCCTGTGCGGGGTGTACTGGTCAATGGAGTACCTATCCGGATACAAGGCGTCAACCAGCATGCCGACCTTGGCGCTTTGGGGATGGCGTTTAATTTCCGCGCCGCGGAAAGACAACTGGACCTGTTGCGCGAGATGGGATGTAATGCCATACGGCTGGCGCACAATCCGCCCGCACCGGAACTGCTGGACCTGACGGACCGCATGGGTTTTCTGGTCATTGATGAAATATTCGACTGTTGGTACAAGGGGAAAACGCCCCTGGACTTTCATTTGATCTTTGGGGACTGGCATGAGCCGGATCTTCGCGCGTTTATACGGCGGGACCGGAATCACCCCTCCGTGATCGAATGGAGTTTTGGCAACGAGGTCGGGGAGCAGTATACAGGCGAGGAAGGCGCGGCGGTGGCCAGGGAATTGCACGATATTGTACGATCTGAAGACAGCACGCGGCCGGCGACTGCCTCTATGAACTATGCGAAACCGGATATGCCGTTTCCGGGGGTTATGGATGTGCTGAGCCTGAACTACCAGGGGGAAGGGATACGGGATGCGCCGGCGTATGCGCGGCTACGGGGGATTAAAACGGCACCGTTGTATTTTTCGTTTCGGAGGCAGTTCCCGTTCAAGATGATTCAAAGTAGCGAGACAGCGTCTACTTTAAGTACCCGTGGGACCTTTATTTTCCCCGTGGATTCCGGCATCAGTGCGCCGGTGAGCGACAGCACCGGCGGTGATGCTTCTTTTAAATATGTAAGCGCCTATGACCTCTACACGGCGGCGTTCGGTGCTTCACCCGATAAGGTGTTTGCTGCCCAGGACCGTCATCCTTTTGTAGCCGGGGAATTTGTTTGGTCGGGTTGGGACTATCTGGGGGAGCCGACGCCTTATTACTCCGCCCGCAGTTCCTATTCCGGGATCATCGACCTTGCCGGCTTCAAAAAGGACCGATTTTACCTGTATCAGTCCCGCTGGCGGCCCGATCTCGCCATGGCGCATATTCTGCCGCACTGGACATGGCCTTCACGGGTAGGGCTTGTCACGCCCGTGCACGTGTATACATCGGGGGATGAAGCGGAGTTGTTTTTAAACGGGCGGTCGTTGGGGCGGCGGAAAAAGGGCGCTTTTGAATACCGGTTGCGCTGGGATAGTGTGATATACGAGCCGGGGGTGCTTCGCGTTGTCGCGTATAAAAACGGGAAACCATGGGCGACCGACACTGTTCGTACCGCCGGGGCGCCGGCAAGGTTGCAGTTGATCGCCGACCGGTCTTCGACGAGGGATCTGTCATTTATTACTGTTCGCGTGCTGGACAGCAACGGAGTTCTTGTGCCGCAGGCTTCTTGTGACATTCATTTCGAGGTGTCCGGACCCGGGGAGATCGTGGCGACGGATAATGGGAACCCCGCGGATATGGTGGCCTTTCCTTCTCCGGAGCGGGCCGCCTTTAGTGGGCTGGCGTTGGTGATTGTCCGGGGGCGGAAGGGCAAGATCGTCGTGACGGCGAAGGCTTCCGGGCTGGTTAGTGCTTCTGTAACAGTTGAAGTAACTGACGGTCCAGCTGATGTCCATGCCAGTCCTCATATGCTACGTCGGTCCGACCGGAGTCCAGAATACCAAAATCCCCGATAA